The Nitrospira tepida genome includes a window with the following:
- a CDS encoding acetate uptake transporter has product MTKNEQATRQIDVLAIGLFGLAVAALTLGVAQLGGIPDRDQIGTLVIALAFGGIVQILAGITDIRYHEQLGGTALTMYGFFWTTICTAKLVGESTSFHFDQVLYAPINMVYAVFSVVMVYLTAYRNVTLSLLHAIIAATFVVTSLERLDMISETLPGVGHVLVGFLAFYYAVASLTQAFTGEPLLPLGPPLLSKPVDLEVNPASAV; this is encoded by the coding sequence GTGACCAAGAATGAGCAGGCCACTCGACAGATCGACGTCCTGGCTATCGGATTGTTCGGACTCGCCGTCGCCGCGTTGACTCTTGGCGTCGCGCAACTCGGCGGCATTCCGGACCGGGATCAGATCGGCACGCTGGTGATCGCTCTGGCCTTCGGAGGAATCGTTCAGATCCTCGCCGGGATTACCGACATTCGATATCACGAACAGCTCGGCGGCACCGCATTGACCATGTACGGCTTTTTCTGGACGACGATCTGCACGGCCAAATTGGTCGGTGAGAGCACCTCGTTTCATTTCGACCAGGTGTTATATGCGCCGATCAACATGGTCTACGCGGTCTTCTCCGTAGTCATGGTTTATCTCACCGCCTATCGCAATGTCACCTTGAGCCTTCTGCACGCCATCATCGCCGCCACCTTTGTCGTCACCTCGCTGGAACGGCTCGACATGATCAGTGAAACCTTGCCGGGAGTCGGCCACGTCCTGGTCGGATTCCTCGCGTTCTACTATGCCGTCGCCAGCCTCACCCAGGCCTTCACCGGCGAACCCCTCCTCCCGCTCGGACCGCCGCTCCTCTCCAAACCAGTAGACCTCGAGGTGAACCCGGCGAGTGCCGTGTGA
- a CDS encoding RNA recognition motif domain-containing protein: MGTKIYVGGLPYSTTEAQLNDLFAAHGTVQSARIITDKFTGQSRGFGFVEMGSAEEAKKAITALNGTQFEGRTLTVNEAKPQEPRSGGGGGRGGDRGGRGGRW, encoded by the coding sequence ATGGGAACGAAGATTTATGTCGGCGGGCTACCGTACTCCACGACCGAAGCGCAATTGAACGACCTGTTTGCCGCGCACGGCACGGTCCAATCGGCGCGCATCATCACGGACAAATTTACGGGCCAATCGCGCGGGTTCGGGTTCGTGGAAATGGGCTCCGCGGAAGAAGCCAAGAAGGCCATCACCGCGCTGAACGGCACCCAATTCGAAGGCCGGACCCTGACCGTCAATGAAGCCAAGCCGCAGGAACCTCGATCAGGTGGCGGAGGCGGGCGCGGCGGTGACCGCGGAGGACGCGGCGGGCGCTGGTAA
- a CDS encoding tetratricopeptide repeat protein: MDMDAFRQMVAKQPNGFLGRYGLGNKLLQEGNLEEAVEHLQVAVRLDPVHVASHLALGKALIALGRREEAKPVLRAGIDAALSGRSNGGGDLVPDMRALLQAMG, translated from the coding sequence ATGGATATGGATGCCTTTCGGCAAATGGTCGCGAAACAGCCCAATGGGTTTCTCGGGCGATACGGACTGGGCAATAAGCTGTTGCAAGAGGGAAATCTCGAAGAAGCGGTCGAACATCTGCAGGTGGCGGTCAGACTGGACCCGGTGCATGTGGCCTCTCACCTGGCGTTGGGCAAGGCGTTGATCGCGCTGGGCCGGAGGGAAGAGGCCAAGCCTGTCCTGCGAGCGGGAATCGATGCGGCCCTCTCCGGCCGGTCCAACGGCGGCGGTGATCTGGTGCCGGACATGCGGGCGTTGCTTCAGGCGATGGGGTGA
- a CDS encoding PilZ domain-containing protein, with the protein MEPAFELEIEGTVVDARRHRRVRVPAPFACALSRRGLARWFSQDRDGLGVVFDVSIGGAKVMTETPIKPGDRVALRLNLPKQASPATVDMATVRWANGQTFGVEFLSVSRATEVRLRKYLALNSQPAK; encoded by the coding sequence ATGGAGCCTGCCTTTGAGTTGGAGATTGAAGGGACCGTCGTGGATGCCCGCCGCCATCGCCGGGTTCGTGTGCCGGCGCCGTTTGCCTGCGCCCTGTCACGCCGCGGGCTGGCGCGGTGGTTTTCGCAGGACCGCGATGGATTGGGTGTCGTGTTCGACGTATCGATCGGAGGGGCCAAGGTGATGACGGAAACGCCGATCAAGCCGGGAGACCGGGTGGCGCTGCGGCTCAACCTGCCGAAACAGGCCTCCCCCGCGACGGTGGACATGGCGACGGTGCGCTGGGCGAACGGCCAGACCTTCGGGGTGGAGTTTCTGTCGGTGTCTCGCGCGACGGAAGTTCGCCTCAGAAAATACCTTGCCCTGAACTCTCAGCCTGCCAAGTAA
- a CDS encoding metal-dependent hydrolase, which yields MASAFAHAAAASALGVAAGIPFQARRVWILGIVCSILPDLDSLGFLLGLPYEHVLGHRGVTHSLPFAAVLAWMVVRGLFPQAAGSFRLRLYLYFFLCTASHGLLDAMTDGGLGVAFFAPFHNDRYFAPFRPIVVSPLEPHKFFSRRALGILRSEFIWVGLPSLGLAVLAQIWRLAMDRSRSRS from the coding sequence ATGGCATCGGCCTTTGCACATGCGGCAGCAGCCTCGGCGTTGGGGGTCGCCGCGGGAATTCCGTTTCAAGCCCGGCGTGTCTGGATACTGGGCATCGTCTGCTCCATCCTGCCGGATCTCGATTCTTTGGGATTCTTACTGGGGCTTCCCTATGAACACGTGCTGGGCCATCGAGGCGTGACCCATTCGCTCCCCTTTGCCGCGGTGCTGGCATGGATGGTTGTGCGAGGGCTGTTTCCGCAGGCGGCCGGTTCCTTCCGACTCCGGCTCTACCTCTACTTTTTTCTCTGCACCGCATCGCACGGCCTCCTGGACGCCATGACCGACGGGGGCCTGGGCGTCGCCTTCTTTGCGCCGTTTCATAATGACCGTTATTTTGCTCCCTTCCGCCCGATTGTCGTGTCTCCGCTGGAACCGCACAAATTCTTTTCCCGACGGGCCCTGGGTATCCTGCGCAGTGAGTTCATCTGGGTCGGTCTTCCCTCGCTCGGTCTTGCCGTCCTCGCGCAGATATGGCGCTTGGCGATGGACCGTTCGCGATCACGGAGCTGA
- a CDS encoding GspE/PulE family protein yields MTIPSKATSSAPGELQKSGQGDLVKRIAAKISAAPDLDEILLDLHKEILTLFEAEDLTLYAVDTDKKEIYSKTPNLQAEEILRLPINEQSLPGFTAKYLRPVNIVDAYNPIELSSIHASLSFDPTMDKKTGFRTKQVLTYPIVAENKYLMGVIQLLNKRTGSKFTRKDEEYAGEIAKALGASLHSHRTRSKKPPAKFDYLLTTARIAQNDLDNALAEAKKGHQDLESILIEKYKVPRADLGKSLSQYYKCPYIEYSERTIVDVELLKNLNVDYLKNHHWMPLKRDRLSIEILTDDPSDLDRVQDIKRTFPGLNIRFAVSLRRDIAQFLSSTTGQSEAAKPAFAEGNISDILGELVSEAQEEAAQESGGGGLDENDSAIVRLANQIIFEAYKAGTSDIHIEPYGEKRDTVVRFRVDGSCFEYMKIPPSYRRAIVSRLKIMASLDIAERRKPQDGKIKFKMGADKEIELRVATIPTAGYNEDVVMRILAASEPLPLEKMGFSERNLRELKDIAEKPYGIVLCVGPTGSGKTTTLHSVLGYINTPDIKIWTAEDPVEITQIGLRQVQVQPKIGFTFAAAMRAFLRADPDVIMVGEMRDKETADIGIEASLTGHLVLSTLHTNSSVETVTRLLDMGCDSFSFADAMLGVLAQRLTRRICKECKESYRPDEAEYAELRECYGTALFDKNVGVKYDAGFKLWRGKGCDACNRSGFKGRIALHELLLGTDRMKRLVQAKAKTEDLLKAAIEDGMTTLVQDGIEKVLQGQTTFKEVKAVAIK; encoded by the coding sequence ATGACGATCCCGTCCAAGGCCACTTCGAGCGCCCCGGGCGAGCTTCAGAAATCCGGCCAGGGAGACCTGGTCAAGCGCATCGCCGCGAAGATTTCAGCCGCTCCGGACCTCGACGAAATCCTGCTCGATCTGCACAAAGAAATCCTGACGCTGTTCGAAGCCGAGGACCTCACCCTCTACGCCGTCGATACGGACAAGAAGGAGATCTATTCCAAGACGCCGAACCTTCAAGCCGAAGAGATCCTCCGGCTGCCCATCAACGAACAGAGCCTCCCCGGCTTCACCGCCAAGTATCTCCGCCCGGTCAACATCGTCGATGCGTACAATCCTATCGAGCTCAGCAGCATCCACGCCTCGCTGTCCTTCGACCCGACCATGGACAAGAAGACCGGGTTCCGGACCAAGCAGGTGCTGACCTACCCCATCGTCGCCGAGAATAAGTATCTGATGGGCGTCATCCAACTGCTCAACAAACGAACCGGCTCAAAGTTCACCAGAAAGGACGAAGAGTACGCGGGAGAGATCGCCAAGGCGCTCGGAGCCTCGCTCCACAGCCATCGCACCCGTTCCAAGAAGCCGCCCGCCAAGTTCGATTATCTGTTGACCACGGCCCGCATCGCGCAGAACGATCTCGACAACGCCCTGGCCGAAGCCAAGAAAGGCCACCAGGATCTCGAGTCGATCCTGATCGAGAAATACAAAGTGCCGCGCGCCGACCTGGGAAAGTCGCTCAGCCAGTACTATAAGTGCCCCTACATCGAGTACAGCGAACGGACGATCGTGGACGTCGAGCTGCTGAAGAACCTCAACGTCGACTACCTCAAAAATCATCACTGGATGCCGTTGAAGCGCGACCGGCTGTCGATCGAAATCCTCACGGACGATCCCAGCGATCTCGACCGGGTGCAGGACATCAAGCGCACCTTCCCCGGCTTGAACATCCGGTTTGCCGTCAGCCTCCGGCGGGACATCGCGCAATTTCTGTCGAGCACCACCGGCCAGAGCGAGGCGGCCAAGCCCGCGTTCGCCGAGGGCAACATTTCCGACATTCTGGGCGAGCTGGTCAGCGAAGCCCAGGAGGAGGCCGCCCAGGAGAGCGGCGGGGGCGGGCTGGATGAGAACGACAGCGCAATCGTACGCCTGGCCAATCAAATCATCTTTGAGGCGTATAAGGCCGGCACCTCGGACATTCACATCGAGCCGTACGGAGAGAAGCGCGACACGGTCGTCCGCTTCCGCGTGGACGGCAGTTGCTTCGAGTACATGAAGATTCCGCCGAGTTACCGCCGCGCCATCGTGTCCCGCCTGAAGATCATGGCCAGCCTGGACATCGCCGAGCGCCGCAAGCCGCAGGACGGCAAGATCAAGTTCAAGATGGGAGCCGACAAGGAGATCGAACTGCGTGTCGCCACGATTCCGACAGCCGGCTACAACGAAGACGTGGTCATGCGCATCCTGGCCGCGAGCGAACCGTTGCCGCTCGAAAAGATGGGCTTTTCGGAGCGGAATCTGCGCGAGCTGAAGGACATCGCCGAGAAACCCTACGGCATCGTGCTCTGCGTCGGCCCGACCGGCTCCGGAAAAACCACCACGCTCCACTCGGTGCTCGGCTACATCAACACGCCCGACATCAAGATCTGGACGGCGGAAGACCCGGTCGAAATCACCCAGATCGGGTTGCGCCAGGTTCAAGTGCAGCCGAAGATCGGCTTTACGTTCGCGGCCGCCATGCGCGCCTTCTTGCGCGCTGATCCCGACGTCATCATGGTGGGCGAAATGCGCGATAAAGAAACGGCGGACATCGGCATCGAAGCCTCCTTGACCGGGCACCTCGTGCTCAGCACGCTGCACACGAACAGCTCGGTCGAAACCGTCACCCGGCTGCTCGACATGGGCTGCGATTCCTTCAGCTTCGCCGATGCGATGTTGGGCGTACTGGCCCAACGGTTGACGAGACGCATCTGCAAAGAATGCAAGGAAAGCTATCGCCCCGACGAGGCCGAATACGCCGAACTGCGGGAATGTTACGGCACGGCGCTGTTCGACAAGAATGTGGGCGTGAAGTATGACGCGGGTTTCAAACTTTGGCGGGGGAAGGGGTGCGACGCCTGCAATCGGAGCGGCTTCAAGGGTCGGATCGCCTTGCACGAACTCCTCCTCGGGACCGACCGGATGAAGCGGCTGGTCCAGGCCAAAGCCAAGACGGAGGACCTGCTTAAGGCCGCCATCGAAGACGGCATGACCACGCTCGTGCAGGACGGTATCGAAAAGGTCCTGCAGGGGCAGACGACGTTCAAAGAAGTGAAGGCCGTGGCCATCAAATAG
- a CDS encoding proline--tRNA ligase has translation MRVSRALIPTLREDPGEAETVSHRLMLRAGLIRKVAAGIYTYLPLGLRIIRNIEAIVREEMNRAGAQEILMPIASPAELWKETGRWDFYGKELLRFKDRHERDFCLGPTHEEVVTDLFRREVRSYRQLPVNFYQIQTKFRDEIRPRFGLMRGREFIMKDAYSFDRDEAGARLSYQKMYDAYTRIFTRCGLTFRAVEADTGLIGGTSSHEFMVLADTGEETIVYTEGGTYAANVERAELLPEPEAPPEPQQPLQAVPTPQASTVEQVTALLRISPRQLVKTLLYSAGHETVAVLVRGDHEVNPIKLARLLGVVETTMAAPDIVTSVTGAPVGFAGPIGLRNIRIFADYAVKNVRNMVVGANKAETHYLNANWDRDFTVTEFADLRNAQAGDPSPRGDGPLRVVKGIEVGHVFMLGTKYSQAMNARYLDQQGQEQLAVMGCYGIGIGRTAASAVEQNHDAKGIIWPLPIAPFHVLLLPLSPSEAVTKKAEELYQQLTEAGVEVLWDDRDERAGVKFNDADLIGVPFQLLIGDKNLAQGLVEWKERKTGQVQKLAPEQVLALASGLAAR, from the coding sequence ATGCGCGTCTCCCGTGCCCTGATCCCCACCCTTCGCGAAGATCCCGGAGAAGCCGAAACGGTCAGCCATCGGCTGATGTTGCGGGCCGGGCTGATTCGCAAAGTCGCCGCCGGCATCTATACCTATCTGCCGCTCGGACTCCGCATCATCCGGAATATCGAGGCGATCGTCCGCGAGGAAATGAACCGGGCCGGCGCCCAGGAAATTTTGATGCCGATCGCTTCCCCGGCGGAATTATGGAAGGAAACCGGCCGCTGGGATTTTTATGGCAAGGAACTGCTCCGGTTCAAGGACCGCCACGAACGCGATTTCTGCCTCGGCCCGACGCATGAGGAAGTGGTGACGGACCTCTTCCGCCGCGAAGTCCGCTCGTACCGGCAACTGCCCGTGAACTTTTACCAGATCCAGACCAAGTTCCGGGACGAGATCCGGCCCCGCTTCGGCCTGATGCGGGGGCGCGAGTTCATCATGAAGGACGCCTATTCCTTCGACCGCGATGAAGCCGGCGCCAGGCTCAGTTACCAGAAGATGTACGACGCCTACACGCGCATCTTTACGCGATGCGGCTTGACCTTCCGCGCGGTCGAGGCGGACACCGGCCTGATCGGCGGCACCTCCTCCCACGAGTTCATGGTGCTGGCCGACACCGGCGAAGAAACCATCGTCTACACCGAGGGAGGCACCTATGCGGCCAACGTGGAACGGGCCGAGCTGTTGCCGGAGCCGGAGGCGCCGCCTGAGCCCCAGCAGCCGCTGCAAGCGGTTCCGACGCCGCAGGCTTCCACGGTCGAGCAGGTCACGGCGTTGCTCAGGATTTCACCCCGGCAGTTGGTGAAGACGTTGCTGTATTCAGCCGGGCATGAAACCGTGGCCGTGCTGGTCCGCGGCGACCACGAGGTCAATCCGATCAAGCTCGCCCGCCTGTTGGGTGTGGTGGAAACCACGATGGCGGCCCCGGACATCGTCACCTCCGTCACCGGCGCGCCCGTCGGGTTCGCCGGTCCGATCGGGTTACGGAATATCCGGATCTTCGCCGATTACGCCGTCAAGAATGTCCGGAACATGGTCGTCGGGGCCAACAAGGCGGAGACGCACTACCTCAACGCCAACTGGGACCGCGACTTCACGGTGACCGAGTTCGCCGACCTGCGCAACGCCCAAGCCGGCGATCCCTCTCCGCGCGGCGACGGCCCTCTGCGAGTCGTCAAGGGCATCGAGGTGGGGCATGTCTTCATGCTGGGAACCAAATACAGCCAGGCCATGAACGCCAGGTACCTGGACCAACAAGGGCAGGAGCAGTTGGCGGTCATGGGCTGTTACGGGATCGGGATCGGGCGGACCGCCGCTTCCGCCGTCGAGCAAAACCACGACGCGAAAGGCATCATCTGGCCGCTGCCGATCGCCCCGTTCCACGTGCTTCTCCTGCCGCTGAGCCCGTCCGAGGCCGTGACCAAGAAGGCCGAGGAGCTGTATCAGCAACTCACCGAGGCCGGGGTCGAAGTCCTGTGGGACGATCGGGATGAACGGGCCGGCGTCAAATTCAACGACGCCGACCTGATCGGCGTGCCCTTCCAATTGCTCATCGGCGACAAGAACCTGGCGCAAGGCCTCGTCGAGTGGAAGGAACGCAAGACCGGCCAGGTACAGAAGCTCGCGCCCGAGCAGGTCCTGGCGCTCGCCTCCGGCCTCGCCGCACGATAA
- the rseP gene encoding RIP metalloprotease RseP, whose translation MLSAFTWSPDALWVLMQKAWWFLVVLGVLVAFHELGHFLAARWVGVKVLKFSLGFGPKLLSRQVGETEYLLSAIPLGGYVKLFGEEESEALTHDDRQRSFAHQALWKRMVIVAAGPGFNFILAYLIFAGWLSTGSPLFVPTFQDLSPDVEAVLPDSPAGQAGIQVGDRIIRVNDRDISTRNELFDAVAKSNGKSLTLDLRRKGQVKTVVLTPEPVPGQEPGGDEPAFRIGVEDPAPVVTGVMAGSPATAAGFQPGDRILRIDGQPIYSWVQMTGIVKESPDKSLRVDIDRDGAPVTLTVTPAPEKTTVGGKETVIGKIGVSGPGRSLMRASNPLQAVLYGVQATWGWTELTTVGIYKMIVGEISSKNIGGPLTIANISGEAATQGASSVVFLIAILSINLGVLNLLPIPILDGGHLFFFMLEGILRKPLGERQREIAQQVGLVLLVGIMVFAFWNDLERLFLR comes from the coding sequence ATGCTGTCGGCATTCACATGGTCGCCGGATGCGCTGTGGGTCCTCATGCAGAAGGCCTGGTGGTTTTTGGTGGTCCTGGGCGTACTGGTGGCCTTCCACGAATTGGGACATTTCCTGGCCGCCCGGTGGGTCGGGGTCAAGGTTCTGAAGTTCTCCCTCGGCTTCGGTCCGAAATTGCTCAGCCGGCAAGTCGGCGAGACCGAGTATCTGTTGTCGGCCATTCCCTTGGGCGGATACGTCAAGCTGTTCGGAGAAGAGGAAAGCGAAGCCCTGACCCACGACGACCGCCAACGGTCGTTCGCGCACCAGGCTCTCTGGAAGCGGATGGTGATCGTGGCGGCCGGCCCCGGCTTCAACTTCATCCTCGCCTACTTGATCTTTGCCGGGTGGCTCTCCACCGGCTCGCCCCTCTTCGTCCCGACGTTCCAGGATTTGAGCCCCGACGTGGAAGCCGTGTTGCCGGACTCGCCTGCCGGCCAGGCCGGTATTCAGGTCGGCGACCGCATCATCCGCGTGAACGACCGCGATATTTCGACCCGCAACGAGCTGTTCGACGCGGTCGCCAAGAGCAACGGCAAGTCGCTGACCCTGGATCTCCGCCGCAAGGGACAGGTCAAGACCGTGGTGCTCACGCCCGAGCCGGTGCCGGGCCAGGAGCCGGGCGGCGACGAACCGGCGTTCCGGATCGGCGTCGAGGATCCGGCTCCGGTGGTTACCGGCGTCATGGCCGGTTCCCCTGCGACCGCGGCGGGGTTTCAACCGGGCGACCGCATTCTTCGCATCGACGGACAACCGATTTATTCGTGGGTCCAGATGACCGGGATTGTCAAAGAAAGTCCGGATAAATCCCTTCGCGTCGATATCGATCGGGACGGCGCGCCGGTCACGTTGACGGTGACGCCCGCGCCGGAGAAAACGACGGTCGGCGGCAAAGAGACGGTGATCGGCAAGATCGGAGTGTCCGGACCGGGGCGGTCGTTAATGCGCGCCTCCAACCCTCTGCAGGCGGTCCTCTACGGCGTGCAGGCGACGTGGGGCTGGACGGAACTGACCACCGTCGGCATCTATAAAATGATCGTCGGCGAAATATCGAGCAAAAACATCGGCGGTCCCTTGACCATCGCTAACATCTCGGGTGAAGCCGCCACGCAGGGCGCCTCCAGCGTCGTATTTCTGATCGCGATCCTGAGCATCAACCTGGGCGTGTTGAACCTGTTGCCGATCCCGATTCTCGACGGCGGCCACCTCTTCTTCTTCATGCTCGAAGGCATTCTCCGCAAGCCGCTCGGGGAGCGGCAACGCGAGATCGCCCAGCAAGTGGGGCTGGTCCTCCTGGTCGGCATCATGGTGTTTGCTTTTTGGAATGACCTCGAACGGCTGTTCCTGCGTTAG
- a CDS encoding 1-deoxy-D-xylulose-5-phosphate reductoisomerase, with the protein MKEIVLLGSTGSIGTNTLDIVDRFPDEFRVVGLTAGSNDEKLEEQIRRFRPSLVAMADPAAAARLRDRCRDLTVKILSGPEGVAEVARVPGPALAISAIVGAAGLLPTLSAIRTGKHVALANKEPMVMAGQLMREEAQARGVRILPVDSEHSAIFQSLEGHRREDVRKIVLTASGGPLWEMSPADMQDVKPERALKHPNWKMGAKITIDSATLMNKGLEVIEARWLFDIPASQIEVLVHRESIIHSLVEYSDRSIIAQLGLPDMRTPISYAMKYPERLVLDLPSLDLADIGKLTFHRPDHDRFPCLRLGYDSLAAGGTMPATLNAANEVAVEAFLNGGIRFGEIAEIIRATMESHTRRELECLENALEADRWAREKALSLVTALAR; encoded by the coding sequence ATGAAAGAGATCGTGCTGCTCGGCTCGACCGGATCGATCGGGACGAATACGCTGGATATCGTGGACCGGTTTCCCGATGAGTTCCGCGTGGTCGGCCTCACGGCCGGCAGCAACGACGAGAAGCTGGAAGAGCAAATCCGCCGGTTTCGTCCGTCCCTGGTCGCAATGGCCGATCCCGCCGCTGCCGCCCGGCTGCGCGATCGCTGCCGCGACCTCACGGTGAAGATCCTGTCGGGCCCGGAAGGGGTCGCGGAGGTGGCGCGGGTCCCGGGACCGGCGCTGGCCATTTCCGCCATCGTTGGAGCCGCCGGCCTGCTCCCCACCCTTTCGGCGATCCGAACCGGCAAGCATGTCGCACTGGCCAACAAGGAACCCATGGTGATGGCCGGGCAACTGATGCGGGAGGAGGCGCAGGCCCGGGGCGTCCGCATTCTGCCGGTGGACAGCGAGCACAGCGCGATCTTCCAATCGCTCGAAGGCCATCGACGCGAGGATGTGCGGAAGATCGTCCTCACCGCCTCGGGAGGCCCCCTCTGGGAGATGTCGCCGGCTGACATGCAGGACGTGAAGCCGGAACGGGCGCTCAAGCATCCCAACTGGAAAATGGGCGCAAAGATCACGATTGACTCCGCCACGCTCATGAACAAGGGCCTGGAAGTGATCGAGGCCCGCTGGCTGTTCGACATTCCCGCCTCGCAGATCGAGGTGCTGGTGCATCGGGAGAGCATCATCCATTCCCTGGTGGAATATAGCGACCGATCGATCATCGCCCAACTCGGGCTCCCGGATATGAGGACCCCGATTTCGTACGCGATGAAGTATCCGGAACGGCTGGTGCTCGACCTGCCTTCGCTGGATCTGGCCGACATCGGCAAACTCACCTTCCATCGTCCCGACCACGATCGTTTCCCCTGCCTCCGGCTCGGGTACGATTCTTTGGCGGCGGGAGGGACCATGCCGGCGACGCTGAATGCCGCCAATGAAGTGGCGGTGGAGGCCTTCCTTAACGGCGGAATCCGGTTTGGAGAAATAGCGGAGATTATTCGCGCCACGATGGAATCTCACACCCGTCGTGAGTTAGAGTGTTTGGAGAACGCGCTGGAGGCGGATCGCTGGGCCAGAGAGAAGGCCCTGTCGCTCGTCACGGCGCTTGCGCGATAA
- a CDS encoding phosphatidate cytidylyltransferase: protein MKQLSLERSPDSIGASPASAAAPRRFDPRRVYVALAFIPIFYALIRYAPPAGLFLLVLPTALLALGELYRLHLGPRRFPPVMRCGFLGLALLLAAVQWPGFLDERAALALSLLMLLGATLLPGDDRRTILPDMALAGFGLLYVGWTLSYVLRIRSLPEGLWLIFFLVLVTWAGDTGAYYTGISLGRRPLAPALSPKKTVEGLIGGWLFSVAAALAASYWFLPSFSPLHAVVASFLLTGAGLIGDLSESALKRSAGVKDSGWLLPGHGGVLDRIDSLLFTSPVFYYYVVLTQGSPA from the coding sequence GTGAAGCAGTTGTCGCTCGAACGGTCGCCCGACAGCATCGGGGCATCGCCGGCCTCCGCCGCGGCGCCGCGGCGGTTCGATCCGCGACGGGTCTACGTCGCCCTGGCCTTCATTCCCATCTTCTACGCCCTGATTCGGTATGCTCCGCCGGCGGGACTCTTCCTGCTGGTGCTGCCGACCGCCCTGTTGGCGCTGGGAGAGTTGTACCGTCTGCACCTGGGCCCGCGACGGTTTCCGCCGGTCATGCGCTGCGGGTTCTTGGGCTTGGCGCTGCTATTGGCGGCGGTGCAATGGCCGGGTTTCCTAGACGAGCGGGCCGCCCTTGCCCTCTCCCTCCTCATGCTGTTGGGCGCCACATTGCTGCCGGGAGACGATCGCCGGACGATCCTTCCGGACATGGCTCTGGCCGGATTCGGGCTGCTCTATGTCGGCTGGACGCTCTCCTACGTCCTGAGAATCCGCTCGTTGCCCGAAGGGCTGTGGTTGATCTTTTTCCTCGTGCTGGTCACCTGGGCAGGCGACACAGGGGCTTACTACACAGGAATCTCACTGGGACGGCGGCCGCTGGCTCCCGCACTCAGCCCGAAAAAAACGGTGGAAGGCTTGATCGGCGGCTGGCTGTTTTCGGTTGCGGCGGCGCTCGCAGCATCCTACTGGTTCCTTCCGAGCTTCAGCCCGCTCCATGCCGTTGTTGCAAGCTTTTTGTTGACAGGAGCCGGCCTGATAGGCGACTTATCTGAATCGGCGCTGAAACGCAGCGCGGGAGTCAAGGATTCCGGTTGGTTGTTGCCGGGACATGGCGGCGTGTTGGATCGGATCGACAGTTTATTGTTCACCTCGCCGGTTTTTTACTATTATGTGGTCCTGACTCAGGGATCTCCTGCATGA
- a CDS encoding isoprenyl transferase: MIANSAPAGTTALSDSELVARLTPDTLPRHVAIIMDGNGRWARARGLPRIAGHSEGIKSLQEVIALFLELGIPALTIYAFSQENWNRPATEITALMGLLEHYLSTEQGRLVERGIRLRTIGRVEMLPPGALARLRASEAESRHCDKLVLTVGLSYGGRSEIVDAVRKIAADCKTGRLQADEIDEGLFEQYLSTTGLPDPDLLIRTSGESRISNFLLWQLAYTELYFTPTLWPDFRRREALLALIEFQQRDRRFGRIKPSMTPSPGR; the protein is encoded by the coding sequence ATGATAGCCAACAGCGCCCCCGCCGGCACAACCGCCCTCTCCGATAGCGAACTGGTCGCGCGGCTGACGCCCGACACGTTGCCACGGCACGTGGCCATTATTATGGACGGCAACGGGCGGTGGGCGAGAGCCCGCGGTCTGCCTCGCATCGCCGGCCATTCGGAAGGCATCAAATCGCTCCAGGAAGTCATCGCGTTGTTTCTGGAATTGGGCATTCCGGCCCTCACGATTTACGCGTTCTCTCAAGAAAATTGGAACCGCCCGGCGACTGAAATCACGGCGTTGATGGGCCTGCTGGAACACTATCTGTCCACCGAGCAGGGGCGGTTGGTGGAGCGCGGCATCCGTTTGCGGACGATCGGCCGGGTGGAAATGCTGCCGCCCGGCGCGCTGGCTCGGCTGCGCGCCAGCGAAGCGGAATCGAGGCATTGCGACAAGCTGGTGTTGACCGTCGGGCTGAGTTACGGGGGTCGATCGGAAATCGTAGACGCCGTGCGCAAGATCGCCGCCGATTGCAAGACCGGACGCCTCCAGGCCGACGAGATCGACGAGGGGCTCTTCGAACAGTACCTCTCGACGACTGGTCTTCCCGATCCGGACCTGCTGATCCGCACGAGCGGCGAGTCGCGCATCAGCAATTTCCTGCTCTGGCAGTTGGCCTATACCGAACTCTACTTCACCCCCACCCTCTGGCCCGATTTTCGGCGACGAGAAGCCTTGCTCGCATTGATCGAATTCCAGCAGCGCGATCGCCGGTTTGGACGCATCAAGCCGTCCATGACGCCCTCTCCCGGCCGGTGA